CGGAGGTGAATTTGCCGCCAGCTTAACCGAAACAGATTATGTTGTCAAGAGAAATAATTACTTTGCCTGCGCTCTATGCACAAGGAATCCCCCGCCGGGAGCGATCCCTACGGGGGCGGCGCCACATACCAGTTTGGTTTTTTCTTGTAATCTTACGTTCAGGCCGGCGGGCTTTTCATCAATGGGTTCTAATTCGATCCCATTGCGGCCGTCCGGCCGCCGCGGTTGTCTTTGGGGGCCGCGCCTGTCTGAGCCTGCACCACGGGCAGCGTGGAGCGGCGCGTGAAACGGACAGGTTGAAAAGTAGTCCGCGGTGTGGCGGCGATTCGCGGCAGCGCCGCCGCTCCAAACTGGCAGCGTGCTCAAAGCTTCGGGAACACCACAGCCGGAAAATGAGTCGTGGTTCGGACGAGTTCGCGGCCCCCGCTGGCTTTGCTTCTTTCGCCAAAACGAAAGAAGGATAAGCGGTTACATACGGGTGCCATACGGATGTAAGCTGCCGGATAGTTATCAAACTTCGGCGTTGTTTTTTCAGCGCTGGGCGGGCGGGGCCAGCGAATCCGGCACCCCGCACTTGTAGGTGCGCCCGCGCAACTGCTTGACGAAGTCCGCTTTCGCCTTGTCGATCCAGGCCGGGTCGGTCATGAGGTCGAGGCCGCCGCCGGCCAACACCTTGGCCGCCACGACCATCCCCTTGTCCCCCACCGGCGAGCCGACCGCGCTCACGGTCTGCCAGGCGTGCCAGGGGGCTTTCTTGACCGCACAGGCCGTGCTGAGACAGCCGTAGGGCACGCACCAGCTCACGTCCCCGTCATCCGTGCTCCCGCTGCCGAAAACCCACTTGTCCTGCGGCACGAGCTCCAGCTTGCCGACTGTCGTGTCCAGGGGGATCGAGTCGGGCTTGTCGAAGCTCTTCGACAGCTCACGCGCGAACTCCCAGTCGGCGGAGTCGAAACGCGGCGGGCCCACCAGCTCCAGGTTATTCTGGAGCAGTTGGGCCAGCGGGTCGTTCAGCAGCACCTCGTAGCAGGAGGAAAGAAGGTTCTCCTCCATCCGGGTCTGGGTCATCTGGGCCGCGGCCGCGGCGATCTGGCGCACCCATTCCAGGATCGGGCGCTGGTCCTCGGTCTTGGGCGCGCGCACGAAATACCAGACCTCGGCCACATCCGGCACCACGTTGGGCGCGCCGCCGCCGTTGGTGATCACATAATGTATGCGCGCCTTGTCCATCACGTGCTCGCGCATGAAATTCACCCCGGTGTCCATCAGCTCCACCGCGTCCAGGGCGCTGCGCCCGTGGTGCGGGTCGCCCGCGCCGTGGGCTGTGCGGCCGTGGAACTTGAACTTGATCGAGGTCATGGCCAGCGAGCTGGAATAGTTGACCTCGTTGCCGGAGCCCGGGTGCCAGGCCAGCATGACCTGCGAGGCGTTGAAAATGCCGGCGCGGGCCATGTAGATTTTGCCCACCAGGGTTTCCTCGGCCGGGCAGCCGTAGACCCGCAGCGTGCCGTGGATGCCGCGCTCCTGCATGCTGTTTTTCACTCCCACCGCGGCGAACGCGCTGGCCGTGCCCAGAAGGTTGTGGCCGCAGCCGTGGCCCGGGCCGCCGGTCACCAGGGGCTCGCGCACCGGGGAGCCCGCTTTCTGGCTCAGCCCCGGCAGGGCGTCGAACTCGGCCAGATAGCCGACCGAGGGCCCCGCGCCGTTCTCGAACGTGGCGACCCAGGCGGTGGGCACATCGGCCACGCCGTACTCCAGAGTGAACCCGTTACTCTCCAGGTAGTCGGCAAGGCGGCGGCTGGAATAGGTCTCGTGCTCGCCCAGCTCGGGGTGCTCCCAGATTCCGTGGGCGCAGGCCAGGGCCGAGTCGCTGGCGGAATTCATCCAGTCCCAGAGCGCGGCTTTCTGTTTGGGGGCCTTTTTACCTGCGGCGTAAAGTGGCAGGGCCACGGCCACGAGCAGCAGGAGAATGAGCGTCTTTTTCATGCGGTCTCCCTGACAGGGCTGGGGTTGAGGGGCTGCGTAAAGGTTTGCCGTAATAGTAGGACCGTTGCGGCGCGCTTGTCAAGCCGGGAGCGGCAATCTCGCTCAAGGGGCGCTTGACTGGGGCCGCGCCAGGGGGTATGTTTGCCCCGGGAGTGGATTGCAGGCAGAGAGGCGCGGGGGACAATCAGAGCCAGGAGAGGACAATGTTCAACCGGATAGTGACACACGACGATTTCGACGGGGTGGCGAGCGCCGCCCTGACCGGATATTTCATGCAGATCGAGCGGGTCGCGTTCGCCGGCCCGGGCGACATCCAGAATGCGCGGGTCAGCACCGGACAGGCGGACATAGTCTGCGACCTGCCCTACCCACTGCAGTGCGGGATGTGGTTCGACCACCACGAGGCCAACCTGGAGGAGGTGCGCCTGCGCGGGATCGACCCCGACAGCCTGCCCGGCCTGCGCCTGGCCGCGCCCAGCTGTGCCCGGGTGGTGCTGGAGTGGTTCGGCCGCGAGTTCGAGATCGAGCCGGACCTGGAGACTTTAACCGCCGAGGCGGACCGGATCGACTCGTTCGGCTACCAGTCCATCGAGGAGTGGCGCGCCGAGAGCCCGGCCCACGCGCTCGACTCCGCACTCAAGTACCGTGAGGGCGCCCCGGCCGAGCGGCGCGAGTTCCTGCGCCGGGTGACCGCCTCGCTGGTGGATGAGGGCCTGGAGGCCACCGCCGCGAGCAGCGAGGCCGTGGCCAAAGCCGAGGCGTTCCGCCGGGATGAGGAGCGGATGCTCAAGGTCATCCAGGACTCGTTCGGCTACCTCGACCCGGAACACGAGATTATCCTGCTCGATTTCACCGGCCACGCCCGCCGCGCCGCGGTGGTCAAGAACCTGGCGCAACTCATCGACCCGGCCGCCCTGGCCGTGCTCGAGGTGAACAGCATGTTCGAGCGCGGGGTCAAGACCACCGATCTCGTCTTCTCGATGAGCCTCAACATCGCCTCCTTTTCACGGCCCGAATCGCGCGACCTGGGGGCGATCATGCGCGCGCTGGATATCGGCTCGGGCCATGCCGGGGCGGCCAGCGGACGGGTGGCGTGCGGCTCCAAGCCCGAAATGCTCAAGGCGCTCCG
The sequence above is drawn from the bacterium genome and encodes:
- a CDS encoding amidohydrolase; its protein translation is MKKTLILLLLVAVALPLYAAGKKAPKQKAALWDWMNSASDSALACAHGIWEHPELGEHETYSSRRLADYLESNGFTLEYGVADVPTAWVATFENGAGPSVGYLAEFDALPGLSQKAGSPVREPLVTGGPGHGCGHNLLGTASAFAAVGVKNSMQERGIHGTLRVYGCPAEETLVGKIYMARAGIFNASQVMLAWHPGSGNEVNYSSSLAMTSIKFKFHGRTAHGAGDPHHGRSALDAVELMDTGVNFMREHVMDKARIHYVITNGGGAPNVVPDVAEVWYFVRAPKTEDQRPILEWVRQIAAAAAQMTQTRMEENLLSSCYEVLLNDPLAQLLQNNLELVGPPRFDSADWEFARELSKSFDKPDSIPLDTTVGKLELVPQDKWVFGSGSTDDGDVSWCVPYGCLSTACAVKKAPWHAWQTVSAVGSPVGDKGMVVAAKVLAGGGLDLMTDPAWIDKAKADFVKQLRGRTYKCGVPDSLAPPAQR